The following coding sequences are from one Halomonas sp. HAL1 window:
- a CDS encoding acyclic terpene utilization AtuA family protein → MSFLLGSGAGFSGDRTDAAVAVVAELIKRQQPSALVFETLGERTLAAAHRAMREDPESGFEPLLDELLAPVLRDCLDHGIKILGNFGAANPGGACQVIAELAAQLGRPEVRIAQVHGDDIRQQLHGLDLQRWEAERLEMPGDDALISANVYLGAKALAEALAMQADVVVTGRVADPALFLAPLMHHFDWRWDDWDRLACGMMAGHLAECGAQVSGGYFADPGFKDVPGLATVGYPIIEVEQDGSLIITKPANTGGCVTEQTVKEQLLYEVHDPANYLTPDVTVDLTHAEVRQLSPNRVAVTGIRGKPAPERLKTTVCYEGGWQGEAEISYAGPNALARAQLAAQVLRERLVFRAPAELRTRLDIIGLASVFDSDSGELQRSASPSTSGDYRLRLAAEHSERRWVARATQELLALYCAGPAGGGGVRRQFQRRVFTASYLVKRSDIHAHATLFESPTQEAHRSERYAAS, encoded by the coding sequence ATGAGTTTTTTACTGGGCAGCGGGGCAGGCTTTTCCGGTGACCGTACCGATGCGGCCGTGGCGGTGGTGGCAGAGTTGATCAAGCGACAGCAACCCTCTGCCTTGGTATTCGAAACCCTGGGCGAGCGGACATTGGCGGCCGCCCACCGGGCAATGCGTGAGGACCCCGAAAGCGGGTTTGAACCGCTGCTGGACGAGCTGCTGGCGCCAGTGCTTCGCGATTGCCTGGATCACGGCATTAAAATTCTAGGCAACTTCGGTGCCGCCAACCCTGGTGGCGCGTGCCAGGTTATTGCGGAGCTAGCCGCCCAGCTTGGTCGTCCAGAGGTGCGGATTGCCCAGGTGCACGGCGATGATATCCGCCAGCAACTGCATGGCCTGGACTTGCAGCGTTGGGAGGCCGAACGGCTGGAGATGCCGGGCGATGACGCCTTGATTTCCGCCAATGTCTATCTGGGCGCCAAGGCACTGGCCGAAGCGTTAGCCATGCAAGCCGATGTCGTGGTCACCGGGCGTGTTGCCGACCCGGCACTGTTTTTAGCCCCGCTGATGCACCACTTCGATTGGCGTTGGGATGATTGGGACCGCCTGGCTTGCGGCATGATGGCCGGGCACCTGGCCGAGTGTGGTGCCCAGGTAAGCGGCGGCTACTTTGCCGACCCAGGTTTTAAAGACGTGCCTGGCCTCGCCACGGTGGGCTACCCGATTATCGAAGTAGAGCAGGATGGCAGCCTAATCATCACCAAGCCCGCCAATACCGGCGGCTGTGTTACCGAGCAAACGGTGAAAGAGCAGCTGCTCTATGAAGTTCATGATCCAGCCAATTACCTGACCCCGGATGTCACGGTGGATCTTACCCACGCCGAAGTACGCCAGCTTTCACCCAATCGCGTGGCGGTGACGGGGATTCGCGGCAAGCCTGCCCCAGAGCGATTAAAAACCACCGTGTGCTACGAAGGAGGGTGGCAGGGCGAAGCAGAAATTTCCTATGCCGGGCCCAACGCGCTAGCAAGAGCCCAGCTTGCCGCCCAGGTACTGCGTGAGCGGTTGGTATTTCGCGCCCCGGCTGAGCTGCGAACCCGGTTGGATATCATTGGCCTGGCCAGCGTATTCGATAGTGATAGTGGCGAGCTTCAGCGTAGCGCATCGCCTTCCACCAGCGGGGATTACCGGCTGCGCTTGGCAGCGGAGCACAGCGAGCGGCGCTGGGTAGCCCGCGCCACCCAAGAGCTGTTGGCGCTTTACTGTGCCGGGCCTGCCGGGGGCGGCGGGGTGCGACGTCAGTTTCAACGGCGGGTGTTTACCGCCTCGTATTTGGTTAAGCGTAGCGACATTCATGCCCATGCCACTCTATTTGAGTCGCCGACCCAGGAAGCCCACAGGAGCGAACGCTATGCTGCAAGCTGA
- a CDS encoding YbfB/YjiJ family MFS transporter, whose translation MTAATLGSQRFRVLLAGVFSQILCVGIARFAYTPLLPVMQQQTWMGDADGGWLAALNYAGYMLGAVLAATIRSLYIKDLLFRCGLILAVLTTAGMALTEHFWVWAGLRFLAGLSSSGSMLLASGLILHWLMQHRQRGELGIHFAGLGIGMVVVSVAVEMMLQLSFSWQTQWWGFSLLGAALLVPAWRWLPRPEKPVVGAPAANSQPAMPPTRTFMRWMLAAYFCAGYGYVISATFLVAIVEREPLLAGMGNWTFALAGLAAAPAVMLWDLVARRVGYLGALIIAMCIQVVGIVLPAITANAAAVLLSAVLYGGTFLGCVSLVLTMAGRLYPSSPARLMGQMTLAYGVAQICAPALTGMLAEASGNYSLGLWLAGGFVALGAVLLACLRKVDQTAQRLDAAAKTAVYA comes from the coding sequence ATGACCGCAGCAACGCTAGGTTCCCAGCGCTTTAGAGTGCTATTGGCGGGCGTTTTCAGCCAGATATTGTGTGTGGGTATCGCCCGCTTTGCCTATACGCCGTTGCTGCCGGTGATGCAGCAGCAAACCTGGATGGGTGACGCCGATGGTGGTTGGCTGGCGGCGCTCAACTACGCGGGCTATATGCTGGGGGCGGTGTTGGCCGCCACCATCCGCAGTCTCTATATCAAAGACCTCCTATTCCGCTGTGGGTTAATCCTGGCAGTGCTTACCACTGCGGGCATGGCGCTCACCGAGCACTTCTGGGTATGGGCGGGGCTGCGTTTTCTGGCGGGACTTTCCAGCAGTGGCTCAATGTTGCTAGCGTCCGGGTTGATTCTTCACTGGCTGATGCAACACCGTCAGCGCGGCGAGCTGGGCATCCACTTTGCAGGTTTGGGCATCGGTATGGTGGTGGTCTCCGTCGCGGTTGAAATGATGCTGCAACTGTCGTTTAGCTGGCAGACCCAGTGGTGGGGCTTTAGCCTGCTGGGTGCAGCTCTACTCGTGCCCGCGTGGCGGTGGTTGCCGCGCCCGGAGAAACCGGTCGTCGGTGCGCCCGCGGCGAACAGCCAACCCGCGATGCCGCCCACACGCACCTTTATGCGCTGGATGCTGGCTGCCTATTTCTGCGCCGGTTATGGCTATGTGATCAGCGCTACCTTTCTCGTCGCGATTGTCGAGCGTGAGCCGCTGCTGGCGGGGATGGGGAATTGGACCTTTGCCCTGGCCGGTTTAGCCGCGGCCCCTGCGGTGATGCTATGGGATTTAGTCGCCCGCCGCGTCGGTTACCTGGGGGCGCTGATTATCGCCATGTGCATTCAGGTAGTAGGCATCGTACTGCCTGCGATTACCGCGAATGCAGCGGCGGTGTTGCTCAGCGCCGTGCTCTACGGCGGTACCTTCCTCGGCTGCGTCAGTCTGGTGCTAACCATGGCGGGGCGGCTTTATCCTTCAAGCCCTGCGCGGTTAATGGGGCAGATGACCCTGGCCTACGGCGTTGCCCAGATATGCGCCCCGGCCTTGACCGGCATGCTGGCCGAAGCCTCTGGCAATTACAGCCTAGGGCTTTGGTTGGCAGGCGGCTTTGTGGCCCTCGGCGCTGTGCTACTCGCCTGTTTACGCAAGGTGGATCAAACCGCCCAGCGTCTGGATGCTGCCGCCAAAACCGCCGTATACGCGTAG
- a CDS encoding sodium-dependent transporter, producing MTSSGQPRTQWLGRWGFMLAATGSAVGLGNIWKFPYITGEFGGGAFVLVYLACIFAVGVPVMMTEIAFGRRGQGSPVDAIRRVVNESGRSSVWSLIGWMAMLCGFMVLSFYVVVAGWSFSYLWKMLTGGLAGSSVDEMAAVFGANNANPLNLGFWSTLVTLLTMLIVGKGVQKGIEKSVSWMMPGLVIMLVILIGFGMFSGGFGAAVNFLFSFNAGSLSSEGMLAALGHAFFTLSLASGAILTYGSYLPKDASIGRTTVSVAVADTVVALMAGMAIFPVIFANGMDPGEGPGLIFMSLPLAFQAMPLGTLFGILFFLMLSMAALTSAISMVEATVSWLCDNKGISRPAAAWGTGIVLWLISTLAMLSFNLGADWTLAGKTFFDWLDYLTSRWMMPLGGLGMVLLAGFILKSDTFREELGLSPLPYALWLAMVRYVSPLGIVVIFVDALGVYQVSFAAHWPWLLAILVVMAVLGETLSPRLRHALKTA from the coding sequence ATGACCTCTTCTGGGCAACCTCGCACCCAGTGGCTAGGCCGCTGGGGGTTTATGTTGGCAGCAACCGGTTCGGCGGTTGGGCTGGGCAATATCTGGAAATTCCCCTATATCACTGGGGAGTTCGGCGGCGGTGCCTTCGTGCTGGTGTACCTGGCCTGTATTTTTGCCGTGGGTGTGCCGGTCATGATGACCGAGATCGCCTTTGGACGGCGCGGCCAGGGCAGCCCGGTGGATGCCATTCGCCGCGTGGTCAATGAATCAGGCCGCTCGTCGGTGTGGTCGCTGATTGGCTGGATGGCCATGCTCTGCGGCTTTATGGTGCTGTCGTTTTACGTCGTTGTGGCGGGCTGGTCGTTCTCGTATCTGTGGAAGATGCTGACCGGTGGCTTAGCAGGCAGCAGCGTCGATGAGATGGCCGCCGTGTTTGGCGCCAACAACGCTAATCCGCTGAATCTCGGTTTCTGGAGTACCTTGGTGACGCTGCTCACCATGCTGATTGTGGGCAAGGGCGTACAGAAGGGGATCGAGAAGAGTGTCAGTTGGATGATGCCAGGCTTGGTAATCATGCTGGTGATCCTGATTGGCTTTGGCATGTTTTCCGGTGGCTTTGGCGCGGCGGTGAACTTCCTGTTTTCGTTCAACGCAGGCAGCCTCTCCAGCGAAGGCATGCTGGCAGCGCTGGGCCACGCCTTCTTTACTCTCTCGCTGGCCTCCGGGGCGATCCTTACCTACGGCAGCTATTTACCTAAAGATGCTTCCATCGGCCGTACCACGGTCAGTGTGGCCGTGGCGGATACGGTCGTCGCGCTGATGGCGGGGATGGCGATCTTTCCGGTCATTTTTGCCAACGGCATGGACCCCGGTGAAGGCCCAGGGCTTATTTTCATGAGCCTGCCCCTGGCCTTTCAGGCGATGCCGCTGGGAACGCTATTTGGCATTTTGTTCTTCCTCATGCTCTCCATGGCCGCGTTGACCTCTGCCATTTCCATGGTCGAGGCGACGGTTTCCTGGCTGTGCGATAACAAAGGCATTTCGCGCCCGGCAGCTGCTTGGGGCACGGGTATTGTGCTGTGGTTGATCAGCACCCTGGCGATGCTGTCATTCAATCTGGGCGCGGATTGGACGCTGGCAGGCAAGACCTTTTTCGACTGGCTGGATTACCTGACCTCACGCTGGATGATGCCGCTGGGCGGCCTGGGCATGGTGCTGCTGGCGGGCTTTATATTGAAAAGCGACACCTTCCGCGAAGAACTCGGGCTGTCGCCACTGCCTTATGCACTATGGCTGGCCATGGTGCGCTACGTTAGCCCGCTCGGCATTGTGGTGATTTTTGTCGATGCGCTGGGTGTTTATCAGGTCTCGTTTGCAGCGCACTGGCCCTGGCTGCTGGCGATACTGGTGGTCATGGCGGTGCTTGGGGAAACCCTAAGCCCGCGGCTGCGTCACGCGCTAAAAACGGCGTAA
- a CDS encoding TRAP transporter fused permease subunit: MRETVTKGLALLLGGLILYTSATGPFESLIQRSIFLALVILLGLAVYPLGEGKRWRPLGIAIDVVLAVGVVFACGYVALNHEQILVELPWATPRDMLLTGVLLVAILELSRRAIGAIFPLLVVAGLAYAWFGAAIPGPLGHRGFDLYYMTETIYLGDLGVWGMLVGVAATTIAAFVLFGCLLLHTGGGNTFMDLALRISGRSPGGAAKVATVASGLFGMVSGSAVANVATTGNFTIPMMKRLNYPRPFAAGVEAVASTGGQIAPPILGAAAFIMAEILGESYLRIALAALLPAILFYLGVFVTIHLVAKRRQLQVVPDEELPSWSDVIRAERIIPILAALGGLFYGVLSGRSIQMSAFYGILMTVLTFVPFALLSKMPLREILGKLVAGLVDAGKGMVIIGVLLAGAQILVAMIGMTGIGVTLASLIVTVGGESLFLVAFIVGGVCLILGMGIPTTAAYVLVASVLAPALTTIGVEPLIAHLFVFYFATLSVITPPVCIAVFVASGIADTNWLPAAVESVRLAAAIYVIPFLLLIYPALAGFGTPLEIVLASCQGVVFVMAFAALMSRVAMTGKRVIDVVALIAVIGLALTPGWLTTLAALALIIGLFIRRRSLLDDEPVVASGDHHSLQAKETHL; this comes from the coding sequence ATGCGTGAGACAGTCACCAAAGGCTTGGCGCTGCTATTGGGCGGTCTAATCCTTTATACCTCCGCCACTGGGCCGTTCGAGAGCTTGATTCAGCGGAGTATCTTTCTCGCGCTGGTCATCCTGCTAGGGCTTGCCGTCTACCCATTAGGGGAGGGCAAGCGCTGGCGCCCGCTGGGTATTGCGATAGATGTGGTGCTGGCAGTGGGTGTGGTATTCGCCTGCGGCTATGTAGCGCTTAACCACGAACAAATTCTGGTCGAACTCCCCTGGGCAACACCCCGCGACATGCTGCTAACCGGCGTGCTGTTAGTGGCGATTTTGGAGCTTTCGCGACGCGCGATCGGGGCTATTTTCCCACTGTTGGTAGTCGCGGGGTTAGCTTATGCGTGGTTCGGGGCCGCGATTCCAGGGCCGCTTGGCCACCGGGGGTTTGATCTCTACTACATGACCGAAACCATCTACCTGGGTGATCTAGGCGTGTGGGGCATGCTGGTCGGCGTTGCCGCCACGACCATTGCCGCTTTCGTGCTGTTCGGCTGTTTGCTACTGCACACCGGGGGCGGCAATACCTTTATGGATTTGGCGCTGCGTATTAGCGGCCGTTCGCCGGGCGGTGCAGCCAAAGTAGCCACGGTAGCCTCTGGGCTGTTTGGCATGGTCAGCGGCAGTGCCGTGGCCAATGTCGCCACGACGGGCAATTTCACCATTCCCATGATGAAACGCTTGAACTACCCACGCCCGTTTGCGGCGGGGGTAGAAGCGGTCGCCTCCACCGGCGGTCAAATCGCACCGCCGATCCTGGGCGCTGCGGCATTTATCATGGCGGAAATTCTCGGTGAGAGTTACCTGCGTATCGCCTTGGCGGCCTTGCTGCCAGCGATCCTTTTCTACCTGGGCGTGTTTGTCACGATTCACCTGGTGGCCAAGCGCCGTCAGTTGCAGGTGGTACCCGATGAAGAGCTGCCCAGCTGGTCAGACGTGATACGCGCTGAACGGATCATTCCCATTCTGGCTGCGTTGGGTGGGCTATTTTACGGTGTGCTTAGCGGCCGTTCGATTCAGATGTCCGCTTTTTACGGCATCCTGATGACCGTACTCACCTTTGTGCCTTTTGCACTGCTGTCCAAAATGCCCCTGCGCGAGATCCTCGGCAAGCTGGTGGCAGGCTTGGTCGATGCAGGCAAAGGCATGGTGATTATCGGCGTGCTGTTGGCCGGGGCGCAGATTCTGGTGGCGATGATCGGCATGACCGGCATCGGCGTAACGCTGGCCAGCTTGATTGTCACGGTCGGTGGTGAATCGCTCTTCCTGGTCGCCTTTATCGTTGGCGGTGTGTGTCTGATTTTAGGCATGGGCATACCCACTACCGCGGCCTATGTGTTGGTGGCCTCGGTGCTGGCGCCAGCGCTCACCACCATCGGTGTCGAGCCGCTGATTGCCCACTTGTTCGTTTTCTATTTTGCGACACTCTCGGTCATTACGCCGCCTGTCTGTATTGCGGTATTCGTGGCCTCAGGCATTGCCGATACCAATTGGCTGCCTGCCGCCGTCGAATCGGTGCGTTTGGCAGCGGCGATCTATGTCATTCCTTTCCTGCTGCTGATCTATCCAGCCCTGGCGGGGTTTGGGACTCCTCTGGAGATCGTCTTGGCCAGTTGTCAGGGGGTCGTGTTCGTGATGGCCTTCGCCGCGCTGATGTCTCGGGTAGCCATGACGGGTAAGCGCGTGATTGATGTGGTGGCCTTGATCGCGGTGATTGGGCTGGCGCTGACGCCAGGCTGGCTGACCACGCTGGCAGCGCTCGCTCTGATCATTGGGCTATTTATACGCCGCCGCTCGCTGCTGGATGACGAGCCGGTAGTTGCCTCCGGCGACCACCACTCCCTTCAGGCCAAGGAGACACATTTATGA